In Streptomyces seoulensis, the following are encoded in one genomic region:
- a CDS encoding helix-turn-helix domain-containing protein codes for MAARAGEGTHAPPPYDTAATWAEELLDQLRPAVRHPRRIIAWLARTVHATVGLEDADGRLLAGDRLPADPVVRADVATGQISAAALEDGGRHVQLVGIRHPGPGRAAGAVLTVARPGPFDRRAAEIVHRTAGVLGLLLREGELTRSARRLGRASADLRLAILQLLMVEDVVSARRVAAGLWPGLLERDTARVYVVEGSPAGRDALAEECADVTEGSALVVRCPAVDGHVIVVSPAPAPGERLRALVADRPGTYLGGSLHQRLARTATAYGQAVSALAVARFSPRRCAVYAERTHPERLLDPAALRVWSARTLRPLDTLPHHTRAELLATTRLGLDFTAVSAAKVLGVSRNTVRARMDRLQTLLGTDLTDLTTRTAVRLALLTEAAHGPYDPATTLPAHTGLRFTDLLDSAALRDWARDLLGRLDGDGRDLRATLSAWIAAGANAERAARQRGVHAQTVREHVRAAEPVLERQLLAGGSDLYEVVLAHLADGTLAAPGADANGDQADAPVHGCVLSGTDRAPLRWPAPGPAVKFGSPAGVRPERGTGRTPLACPRLGNGLSAARRSAPAVRRRCRGRSPW; via the coding sequence GTGGCCGCCCGAGCCGGCGAGGGCACCCACGCCCCACCGCCCTACGACACCGCCGCCACCTGGGCGGAAGAACTGCTCGACCAGTTGCGGCCCGCCGTACGGCACCCGCGCCGGATCATCGCCTGGCTCGCCCGCACCGTCCACGCCACCGTGGGCCTGGAGGACGCCGACGGCCGGCTCCTCGCCGGTGACCGCCTCCCCGCCGATCCGGTCGTCCGCGCCGACGTGGCCACGGGACAGATCTCCGCCGCCGCCTTGGAGGACGGCGGACGCCATGTCCAGCTGGTCGGCATCCGCCACCCCGGGCCGGGTCGCGCGGCCGGGGCCGTGCTCACCGTGGCCCGGCCCGGACCCTTCGACCGGCGCGCCGCCGAGATCGTCCACCGCACCGCCGGAGTCCTCGGCCTGCTGCTCAGAGAGGGTGAACTCACCCGCTCCGCGCGCCGGTTGGGCCGCGCCTCGGCCGACCTGCGCCTCGCCATCCTGCAACTGCTCATGGTGGAGGACGTGGTCTCCGCCCGCCGTGTCGCCGCAGGACTCTGGCCCGGCCTGCTCGAACGGGACACCGCCCGCGTCTACGTCGTCGAGGGCTCGCCCGCCGGACGCGACGCCCTGGCCGAGGAGTGCGCCGACGTCACCGAGGGCAGCGCACTGGTCGTACGCTGCCCCGCCGTGGACGGCCATGTCATCGTCGTCAGCCCCGCCCCGGCACCGGGGGAACGGCTGCGCGCCCTCGTCGCCGACCGCCCCGGCACCTACCTCGGCGGCAGCCTCCACCAGCGCCTCGCCCGGACCGCCACCGCCTACGGACAGGCCGTCAGTGCCCTCGCCGTCGCCCGGTTCAGCCCCCGCCGCTGCGCCGTGTACGCCGAACGCACCCACCCCGAACGCCTGCTGGACCCGGCCGCCCTGCGCGTCTGGTCCGCCCGGACGCTGCGCCCGCTGGACACCCTGCCCCACCACACCCGCGCCGAGCTGCTGGCCACCACCCGGCTGGGCCTGGACTTCACCGCGGTCAGCGCCGCCAAGGTGCTCGGGGTCAGCCGCAACACGGTCCGCGCCCGCATGGACCGGCTCCAGACCTTGCTCGGCACCGACCTGACCGACCTCACCACCCGCACCGCCGTCCGCCTCGCCCTGCTCACCGAGGCGGCGCACGGCCCGTACGACCCGGCCACCACCCTGCCCGCGCACACCGGGCTCCGCTTCACCGACCTGCTGGACTCCGCCGCGCTGCGCGACTGGGCCCGCGACCTGCTCGGCCGGCTGGACGGCGACGGGCGCGACCTGCGCGCCACCCTGAGTGCCTGGATCGCGGCCGGCGCCAACGCCGAACGCGCCGCGAGACAGCGGGGCGTGCACGCCCAGACGGTCCGCGAACACGTCCGCGCCGCCGAGCCCGTCCTGGAACGCCAGCTCCTCGCGGGCGGCAGCGACCTCTACGAGGTGGTCCTCGCCCATCTCGCCGACGGAACCCTCGCGGCCCCCGGGGCGGACGCGAACGGGGACCAAGCGGACGCACCCGTGCACGGGTGCGTGCTCAGCGGCACCGACCGGGCACCGCTGCGATGGCCGGCGCCGGGCCCTGCGGTTAAGTTCGGCAGTCCAGCGGGGGTACGACCGGAGCGGGGGACCGGTCGTACCCCTCTCGCGTGCCCGCGCCTCGGTAACGGGCTCAGTGCTGCCCGCCGTTCTGCGCCGGCAGTTCGAAGACGTTGCCGGGGGAGATCACCTTGGTGA
- a CDS encoding sensor histidine kinase: MTDTTHTQPIPPGRTARERSPEFRFAVDALRGLWQDLFHDAFAYRPLPPTEPGGRFTRSGSARMREYGAWAPHAAVIALAGLSVFVTLVSTWNGGPFGLLCALLVGAPVVLTLSRPVGAFWIALAANTVALFLDGGDAGESPWLPGAFLAHLAVVTLVAMRTRPRTASWMWLLTAVYGFSAYGLFDRSDYYGHTSDLGPMLFLTGVALLIVSVRQTLGQARREVSVHRTVTAHERSQRTLLEERTTIARELHDVVAHHMSVVAIQAEAAPYRVENPPPELEKAFAIIRENAVAALTELRRVLGVVRAQDYEAPDAPQPTLADLDALLANVRDAGLDVTRTVTGAVRELPQGVELSAYRIVQEALSNTLRHAPGADARVEIGYVLGSLGLRVVNGAPPAPSLIKPSPGAGHGITGMRERVSMLNGEMTAAPTAEGGYEVAVFLPVPAASPAEGDA; encoded by the coding sequence GTGACCGATACGACGCACACCCAGCCGATACCGCCGGGCCGGACCGCGCGGGAGCGCAGCCCCGAGTTCCGGTTCGCCGTGGACGCCCTGCGCGGGCTGTGGCAGGACCTGTTCCACGACGCCTTCGCCTACCGCCCGCTGCCGCCCACCGAACCCGGCGGCCGCTTCACCCGGAGCGGCTCCGCGCGCATGCGGGAGTACGGGGCCTGGGCGCCGCACGCGGCGGTGATCGCCCTCGCGGGGCTGTCGGTGTTCGTCACTCTGGTGAGCACCTGGAACGGCGGCCCGTTCGGCCTGCTGTGCGCGCTGCTGGTCGGGGCGCCGGTGGTGCTGACCCTGTCGCGTCCGGTCGGGGCCTTCTGGATCGCCCTGGCGGCGAACACCGTGGCCCTGTTCCTCGACGGGGGTGATGCGGGCGAGTCCCCCTGGCTGCCCGGCGCCTTCCTCGCGCACCTGGCCGTGGTGACGCTCGTCGCGATGCGCACCCGTCCCCGGACGGCCTCCTGGATGTGGCTGCTGACCGCGGTCTACGGGTTCTCCGCCTACGGTCTGTTCGACCGGAGCGACTACTACGGCCACACGTCCGATCTGGGGCCGATGCTGTTCCTCACCGGCGTGGCCCTGCTGATCGTCTCGGTCCGGCAGACCCTGGGGCAGGCCCGGCGCGAGGTGAGCGTCCACCGGACCGTCACCGCGCACGAGCGTTCGCAGCGCACCCTGCTGGAGGAGCGCACCACCATCGCCCGCGAGCTGCACGACGTGGTCGCCCACCACATGTCGGTGGTCGCCATCCAGGCGGAGGCCGCCCCCTACCGGGTGGAGAACCCGCCGCCGGAGCTGGAGAAGGCCTTCGCCATCATCCGGGAGAACGCGGTGGCGGCGCTGACCGAACTGCGCCGGGTCCTGGGTGTGGTCCGCGCACAGGACTACGAGGCACCGGACGCCCCCCAGCCCACTCTCGCGGATCTGGACGCCCTGCTCGCCAACGTGCGGGACGCCGGGCTCGACGTCACCAGGACGGTGACCGGCGCGGTGCGCGAACTCCCGCAGGGCGTCGAGCTGTCGGCGTACCGGATCGTGCAGGAGGCGCTCAGCAACACCCTGCGGCACGCGCCGGGCGCGGACGCCAGGGTGGAGATCGGATACGTGCTCGGCAGTCTGGGCCTGCGCGTGGTCAACGGGGCGCCGCCCGCGCCGAGTCTGATCAAGCCCTCCCCCGGCGCCGGGCACGGCATCACGGGCATGCGGGAACGCGTCTCGATGCTGAACGGCGAGATGACGGCGGCCCCGACGGCCGAGGGCGGCTACGAGGTGGCCGTCTTCCTGCCGGTCCCGGCGGCTTCCCCGGCCGAGGGCGACGCATGA
- a CDS encoding L-threonylcarbamoyladenylate synthase has product MAKYFDVHPDNPQPRAVAQIADAVRSGSLIAYPTDSCYALGCKLGSKDGMERIRAIRKLDDRHHFTLMCQNFAQLGQFVRIDNDVFRAVKAATPGSYTFILPATREVPRMLLHPKKKTVGVRIPDHVATQALLAELGEPLVSSTLLLPDEEEPLTQGWEIKDRLDHVVDAVVDSGECGTEPTTVVDFSSGEAEIVRVGAGDPARFE; this is encoded by the coding sequence ATGGCCAAGTACTTCGACGTGCACCCCGACAACCCGCAGCCCCGCGCCGTGGCGCAGATCGCGGACGCGGTCCGGTCGGGGTCGCTGATCGCATACCCCACGGACTCGTGCTACGCGCTCGGCTGCAAGCTGGGCAGCAAGGACGGCATGGAGCGCATCCGTGCCATCCGGAAGCTGGACGACCGGCACCACTTCACGCTGATGTGCCAGAACTTCGCGCAGCTCGGCCAGTTCGTGCGCATCGACAACGACGTGTTCCGCGCGGTGAAGGCGGCGACGCCCGGCAGTTACACCTTCATCCTGCCGGCCACCCGCGAGGTGCCGCGCATGCTGCTGCACCCGAAGAAGAAGACCGTGGGCGTGCGCATCCCCGACCATGTGGCGACCCAGGCGCTGCTGGCCGAGCTGGGCGAGCCGCTGGTGTCCAGCACGCTGCTGCTCCCGGACGAGGAGGAGCCGCTGACCCAGGGCTGGGAGATCAAGGACCGCCTCGACCACGTGGTGGACGCGGTGGTGGACTCCGGCGAGTGCGGCACGGAGCCGACCACGGTGGTGGACTTCTCCAGCGGCGAGGCGGAGATCGTACGGGTGGGCGCGGGCGACCCCGCGCGGTTCGAGTAG
- a CDS encoding response regulator, which translates to MTIRVVIADDQMMVREGFSVLLNAMPDIEVAGEAVNGREAVARVRELAPDVVLMDIRMPEMNGIEATREIIAADATAKVLVLTTFDLDEYVYQALRAGASGFLLKDASARQLADGVRVVASGEALLAPTVTKRLIHEFSRLSEAPRLMPAAHAAYGELTERETEVLVLIAQGLSNSEIAGRLVVADSTIKTHVSRILVKLGLRDRTQAAVFAYEARLVTPG; encoded by the coding sequence ATGACGATCCGCGTGGTGATCGCCGACGACCAGATGATGGTCCGCGAGGGCTTCTCGGTGCTGCTGAACGCGATGCCGGACATCGAGGTCGCCGGCGAGGCGGTCAACGGCCGGGAGGCGGTCGCCCGGGTACGTGAACTCGCCCCGGACGTCGTGCTGATGGACATCCGCATGCCGGAGATGAACGGCATCGAGGCGACCCGCGAGATCATCGCGGCCGACGCGACGGCGAAGGTCCTGGTACTCACCACCTTCGACCTGGACGAGTACGTGTACCAGGCACTGCGGGCCGGCGCCTCCGGCTTCCTGCTCAAGGACGCCTCAGCCCGCCAACTCGCGGACGGTGTGCGGGTGGTGGCCTCCGGAGAGGCGCTGCTCGCGCCCACGGTCACCAAGCGGCTCATCCACGAGTTCTCCCGCCTCTCCGAGGCCCCGCGCCTGATGCCGGCCGCCCACGCGGCCTACGGCGAGCTGACCGAGCGGGAGACGGAGGTGCTGGTGCTGATCGCACAGGGCCTGTCGAACTCCGAGATCGCCGGGCGGCTGGTGGTGGCCGACTCCACCATCAAGACCCATGTGAGCCGCATCCTGGTGAAGCTGGGCCTGAGGGACCGCACCCAGGCGGCGGTGTTCGCCTACGAGGCGCGGCTGGTCACCCCGGGGTGA
- a CDS encoding dienelactone hydrolase family protein produces the protein MTDVQGTTVTIPTRDGDADAYLTHPADGRPYPGVLFYQDAYGLRPWLNGMADRLAAEGYTVLVPNVFYRQGTAPVVDLPEFIDPEADPTIWERLGPLLHSLTPEQAEVDADAFLGWLEESPLVAAGPVAVTGYCMGARLALRVAATHPEQVAAAAGFHGGNLATEAPDSPHLGAGRITAELYFGHADQDSSMPEEQMRRLDDALTAAGVRHTSEVYEGAPHGYTQKDTPSYDAAADERHWAALDSLLRRTF, from the coding sequence ATGACCGACGTACAGGGAACGACCGTCACCATCCCCACGCGGGACGGCGACGCCGACGCCTATCTGACCCACCCGGCCGACGGACGGCCGTACCCCGGCGTCCTCTTCTACCAGGACGCCTACGGGCTGCGGCCCTGGCTGAACGGGATGGCCGACCGGCTGGCCGCCGAGGGGTACACCGTGCTGGTGCCCAATGTGTTCTACCGGCAGGGCACGGCCCCGGTGGTGGACCTGCCCGAGTTCATCGACCCCGAGGCCGACCCGACGATCTGGGAGCGGCTCGGCCCGCTGCTGCACTCGCTGACGCCCGAGCAGGCGGAGGTGGACGCGGACGCCTTCCTGGGCTGGCTGGAGGAGTCCCCGCTGGTCGCGGCCGGGCCGGTGGCGGTGACCGGGTACTGCATGGGCGCCCGGCTGGCGCTGCGTGTGGCGGCCACGCACCCCGAGCAGGTGGCGGCGGCCGCCGGCTTCCACGGCGGCAACCTGGCCACCGAGGCCCCGGACAGCCCGCACCTGGGCGCCGGCCGCATCACGGCCGAGCTGTACTTCGGCCACGCCGACCAGGACTCCTCGATGCCCGAGGAGCAGATGCGCCGGCTGGACGACGCGCTCACGGCCGCCGGGGTGCGCCACACCAGCGAGGTCTACGAGGGCGCCCCGCACGGCTACACCCAGAAGGACACCCCGTCCTACGACGCGGCGGCCGATGAACGTCACTGGGCGGCGCTCGACTCCCTTCTGCGGCGCACCTTCTGA
- a CDS encoding TauD/TfdA dioxygenase family protein → MTTDSTSAERPERLAGVAVKPVAGHIGAEITGVDLAAPLDDSLVALIRETMLRWKVVFFRDQRLDHAGHVAFARRFGEPVVLRKRGSASPEGFPEVETTADRLELGGRFGMEHEEWLRRRRHTLLRGWHCDHGARIDPPAATILRAETVPPYGGDTTWANLAAAYAGLSAPVRAFVDGLRAEHRLGVGYQPRPGDDAYLRHLLDHQVASEHPLVRVHPETGERVLFVNGYYLEQISGVSRPESAALLEMLLEQVVRPEYTVRFRWEPGSVAFWDNRATVHLAPGDTAHVGHPRIMHRVMLQGDVPVGVDGIASKSLVGTEPGRW, encoded by the coding sequence ATGACCACGGACAGCACTTCGGCCGAGCGGCCCGAGCGCCTCGCGGGCGTGGCGGTGAAACCGGTCGCCGGGCACATCGGTGCCGAGATCACCGGCGTCGACCTCGCCGCGCCGCTCGACGACTCCCTGGTGGCGCTGATCAGGGAGACGATGCTGCGCTGGAAGGTGGTCTTCTTCCGCGACCAGCGGCTCGACCACGCCGGGCACGTCGCCTTCGCCCGCCGCTTCGGCGAGCCCGTGGTGCTGCGCAAGCGGGGGAGTGCCTCGCCGGAGGGGTTCCCCGAGGTGGAGACCACCGCCGACCGGCTGGAGCTGGGCGGCCGGTTCGGCATGGAGCACGAGGAGTGGCTGCGCCGGCGCCGGCACACCCTGCTGCGCGGCTGGCACTGCGACCACGGCGCCCGGATCGACCCGCCCGCCGCGACGATCCTGCGCGCCGAGACCGTGCCCCCGTACGGCGGCGACACCACCTGGGCCAACCTGGCCGCCGCCTACGCCGGGCTCTCCGCGCCGGTACGCGCCTTCGTGGACGGGCTCAGGGCCGAGCACCGGCTCGGGGTCGGCTACCAGCCCCGGCCCGGCGACGACGCGTACCTGCGGCATCTGCTGGACCATCAGGTCGCCTCCGAGCACCCCCTGGTGCGGGTGCACCCGGAGACGGGGGAGCGGGTGCTGTTCGTCAACGGGTACTACCTGGAGCAGATCTCCGGGGTCTCCCGGCCGGAGAGCGCGGCCCTGCTGGAGATGCTGCTGGAGCAGGTGGTGCGGCCGGAGTACACCGTCCGCTTCCGCTGGGAGCCCGGCAGCGTCGCCTTCTGGGACAACCGGGCCACCGTCCATCTCGCCCCGGGCGACACCGCCCACGTCGGCCACCCCCGGATCATGCACCGGGTGATGCTCCAGGGCGATGTGCCCGTGGGCGTGGACGGCATCGCCTCCAAGTCGCTGGTGGGGACGGAACCCGGGCGCTGGTAG
- a CDS encoding DoxX family protein → MPPRSPLLLAGLLASAGIAHLAAPKMFDGLVPRALPGSPRSWTYASGVAELALAAGVAVPATRAPAAKAAAAFFVGVFPANVKMAVDWRHRPTPQRTASLARLPLQVPLVLWARGVARTAKGQS, encoded by the coding sequence GTGCCCCCACGCTCGCCCCTGCTGCTCGCCGGTCTGCTGGCCTCGGCCGGGATCGCCCACCTCGCCGCGCCCAAGATGTTCGACGGGCTCGTCCCCCGCGCCCTGCCCGGCTCGCCCCGCAGCTGGACCTACGCCAGCGGAGTCGCCGAACTCGCCCTCGCCGCCGGGGTCGCCGTGCCCGCGACCCGCGCGCCCGCCGCGAAGGCCGCCGCCGCCTTCTTCGTCGGGGTCTTCCCGGCCAACGTCAAGATGGCCGTCGACTGGCGGCACCGCCCCACCCCGCAGCGCACCGCCTCCCTCGCCCGGCTGCCTCTCCAGGTGCCGCTGGTGCTGTGGGCCCGGGGCGTCGCCCGTACCGCGAAGGGACAGTCATGA
- a CDS encoding M4 family metallopeptidase has product MRRLPHRSLSLKGSRKGATVGAALLSTAALLAVAVQATPAAARPAAPHAPLRTGALEARLSPAQHAALLKTAKQGTDDTARSLGLGAKEKLVVRDVVKDNDGTVHTRYERTYAGLPVLGGDLVVHTPPASLAKGTVSTTFNSKRTIKVASITASVSKSAAQSTALRTAKALKAEKPAADSARKVIWAGSGTPTLAWESVIGGFQDDGTPSKLHVVTDATTGKELYRYQAIQTGIGNTQYSGQVSLTTAQSGSNYTLTDSTRGGHKTYNLNHGTSGTGTLFSQTNDTWGNGTTSNAATAGADAAYGAQETWDFYKNTFGRSGIKNDGVGAYSRAHYGNAYVNAFWDDSCFCMTYGDGTGNNDPLTSLDVAGHEMSHGVTSNTAGLNYTGESGGLNEATSDIFGTGVEFYANNTTDPGDYLIGEKIDINGDGTPLRYMDKPSKDGASKDSWSSSLGGLDVHYSSGPANHMFYLLSEGSGTKVINGVTYNSPTSDGVAVTGIGRDKALQIWYKALTTYMTSSTNYAAARTAALNAATALYGANSAEYAAVGNAFAGINVGSHINPPANGVTVTNPGNQSATVGKAVSLQIQASSTNSGALSYSATGLPAGLSINASTGLISGTPTGAGSSSTTVTVTDSAGKTGTAAFTWTVSATGGGCSATQLLANPGFESGNTGWTASSGVITTDSGQASHGGSYKAWLDGYGATHTDTLAQSVAIPAGCKATLTFWLHVDSAETTTSTQYDKLTLTAGSTTLATYSNLNKATGYVQKTIDLSSLAGSTVSLKFTGVEDSSLQTSFVVDDTALTTG; this is encoded by the coding sequence GTGAGACGCCTTCCCCACAGATCCCTTTCTCTCAAGGGTTCCCGCAAGGGAGCCACGGTCGGAGCCGCCCTGCTGTCCACGGCGGCGCTCCTCGCCGTGGCCGTCCAGGCGACCCCCGCGGCCGCCCGGCCCGCCGCCCCCCACGCCCCGCTGCGCACCGGCGCCCTGGAGGCCCGGCTCAGCCCCGCCCAGCACGCGGCGCTGCTCAAGACCGCCAAGCAGGGCACCGACGACACCGCCCGCTCCCTCGGCCTCGGCGCCAAGGAGAAGCTGGTCGTCCGGGACGTCGTCAAGGACAACGACGGCACCGTGCACACCCGTTACGAGCGCACCTACGCGGGCCTGCCGGTCCTCGGCGGCGACCTCGTGGTGCACACCCCGCCCGCCTCGCTGGCCAAGGGCACGGTGAGCACCACCTTCAACAGCAAGCGGACCATCAAGGTCGCCTCCATCACGGCGTCCGTCTCCAAGTCCGCCGCGCAGTCCACGGCGCTCAGGACGGCCAAGGCCCTCAAGGCCGAGAAGCCCGCCGCCGACAGCGCGCGCAAGGTGATCTGGGCCGGCTCCGGCACGCCGACGCTGGCCTGGGAGTCCGTGATCGGCGGCTTCCAGGACGACGGCACCCCGAGCAAGCTGCACGTCGTCACCGACGCCACCACCGGCAAGGAGCTGTACCGCTACCAGGCGATCCAGACCGGTATCGGCAACACCCAGTACAGCGGCCAGGTCAGCCTGACCACCGCGCAGTCGGGGTCCAACTACACCCTCACCGACAGCACGCGCGGCGGCCACAAGACGTACAACCTGAACCACGGCACCTCCGGCACCGGCACGCTGTTCTCCCAGACCAACGACACCTGGGGCAACGGCACCACGTCCAACGCGGCCACGGCCGGCGCGGACGCGGCCTACGGAGCCCAGGAGACCTGGGACTTCTACAAGAACACGTTCGGCCGCAGCGGCATCAAGAACGACGGCGTCGGCGCCTACTCCCGCGCGCACTACGGCAACGCGTACGTGAACGCGTTCTGGGACGACTCCTGCTTCTGCATGACCTACGGCGACGGCACGGGCAACAACGACCCGCTGACCTCGCTGGACGTGGCCGGGCACGAGATGAGCCACGGCGTCACCTCCAACACCGCCGGACTCAACTACACCGGGGAATCCGGCGGGTTGAACGAGGCGACCTCGGACATCTTCGGCACCGGTGTGGAGTTCTACGCGAACAACACCACCGACCCCGGTGACTACCTCATCGGCGAGAAGATCGACATCAACGGGGACGGCACCCCGCTGCGCTACATGGACAAGCCGAGCAAGGACGGCGCGTCCAAGGACAGTTGGTCCTCCAGCCTCGGCGGCCTCGACGTGCACTACTCCTCGGGCCCGGCGAACCACATGTTCTACCTGCTCTCCGAGGGCAGCGGCACCAAGGTCATCAACGGCGTCACCTACAACAGCCCGACGTCGGACGGCGTCGCGGTCACCGGCATCGGCCGGGACAAGGCCCTCCAGATCTGGTACAAGGCGCTGACGACGTACATGACGTCCAGCACCAACTACGCCGCCGCCCGCACCGCCGCCCTCAACGCGGCCACCGCGCTGTACGGCGCCAACTCCGCCGAGTACGCGGCCGTCGGCAACGCCTTCGCCGGGATCAACGTCGGCAGCCACATCAACCCGCCGGCCAACGGGGTGACCGTCACCAACCCGGGCAACCAGTCCGCCACGGTGGGCAAGGCCGTCAGCCTCCAGATCCAGGCCAGCAGCACCAACAGCGGCGCGCTCAGCTACAGCGCCACCGGACTCCCGGCCGGGCTGTCGATCAACGCCTCCACCGGCCTGATATCCGGCACCCCGACCGGTGCGGGCTCCTCCAGCACCACGGTCACCGTCACCGACTCCGCGGGCAAGACCGGCACGGCCGCCTTCACCTGGACGGTCAGCGCCACCGGCGGCGGCTGCTCGGCGACCCAACTGCTCGCCAACCCCGGCTTCGAGTCCGGCAACACCGGCTGGACCGCGAGCAGCGGAGTCATCACCACCGACAGCGGCCAGGCCAGTCACGGCGGTTCGTACAAGGCATGGCTGGACGGCTACGGAGCCACGCACACCGACACCCTGGCCCAGTCGGTCGCGATCCCCGCGGGCTGCAAGGCGACCCTGACCTTCTGGCTCCACGTGGACTCGGCGGAGACCACCACCAGCACCCAGTACGACAAGCTGACGCTCACCGCCGGCTCGACCACCCTGGCGACCTACTCCAACCTCAACAAGGCCACGGGGTACGTCCAGAAGACCATCGACCTGTCCTCGCTCGCGGGCTCGACGGTCAGCCTGAAGTTCACCGGGGTCGAGGACTCCTCGCTCCAGACCAGCTTCGTCGTCGACGACACCGCCCTGACGACGGGCTGA
- a CDS encoding peroxiredoxin, whose amino-acid sequence MSLQVGDTVEDFTLPDETGTERRLTELLAGGPVVLFFYPAALTSGCTAEACHFRDLAGEFAAAGAQPVGVSGDTVEKQQEFAGRHTLGMPLLSDTDGAIRERFGVKRGFTLAPTKRVTFVIGQDRTVLEIVRSELRMNTHADRALAALRAAKG is encoded by the coding sequence ATGAGCCTCCAAGTCGGCGACACCGTCGAGGACTTCACCCTGCCGGACGAGACCGGCACCGAACGCCGGCTGACCGAACTGCTGGCCGGCGGCCCGGTCGTGCTGTTCTTCTACCCGGCCGCCCTCACCTCCGGCTGCACCGCCGAGGCGTGCCACTTCCGGGACCTGGCGGGCGAGTTCGCCGCCGCCGGTGCTCAACCCGTGGGCGTCAGCGGTGACACCGTGGAGAAGCAGCAGGAGTTCGCCGGGCGGCACACCCTCGGCATGCCCCTGCTCTCCGACACCGACGGCGCGATCCGTGAACGCTTCGGCGTCAAGCGGGGGTTCACGCTCGCGCCCACCAAGCGGGTCACCTTCGTCATCGGGCAGGACCGCACGGTCCTGGAGATCGTCCGCAGCGAACTGCGCATGAACACCCACGCCGACCGGGCGCTGGCCGCGCTGCGGGCGGCGAAGGGCTGA
- a CDS encoding glycoside hydrolase family 64 protein, with product MTRRIARSALSATATAALVGSVLTFGAAGQASAAVPDTIPLQITNNSGRSEPVYIYDLGTQLSSGRQGWADSGGTFHAWPAGGNPPTPAPDASIAGPGPGQSTTIRIPKFSGRIYFSYGKKLDFRLTTGGLVQPAVQNPSDPNRDILFSWSEYTLNDAGLWLNSTQVDMFSAPYAVGVKRGNGQVATTGHLKSGGYSAVMNSLKSKSGWSGLVQTRSDGTVLRALSPLYGVETGALPSSVMDDYVNRVWSKYSSQTLTVTPFTDQPNTKYFGRVSGNVMNFTNSSGAVVTSFQKPDAASIFGCHKLLDAPNDQVRGPISRTLCAGYNRSTLLSNPSQPVSSDAGFYQDGVTNQYAKAIHAQMADGRAYAFAFDDVGNHESLVNDGNPQQAYLTLDPLS from the coding sequence TTGACTCGAAGAATCGCTCGCTCCGCGCTGTCGGCCACGGCCACGGCCGCCCTGGTCGGCTCGGTGCTGACGTTCGGCGCCGCCGGCCAGGCAAGTGCCGCCGTGCCGGACACGATCCCGCTCCAGATCACCAACAACTCGGGCCGCTCCGAGCCGGTGTACATCTACGACCTCGGCACCCAGCTGTCCTCCGGGCGGCAGGGCTGGGCCGACTCGGGCGGGACCTTCCACGCCTGGCCGGCCGGCGGCAACCCGCCGACCCCGGCACCGGACGCGTCCATCGCCGGGCCAGGTCCGGGCCAGTCGACGACGATCCGGATACCGAAGTTCTCCGGCCGGATCTACTTCTCCTACGGCAAGAAGCTCGACTTCCGGCTCACCACCGGCGGTCTGGTGCAGCCGGCCGTGCAGAACCCCTCGGACCCGAACCGGGACATCCTGTTCAGCTGGTCCGAGTACACGCTGAACGACGCCGGGCTCTGGCTCAACAGCACCCAGGTCGACATGTTCTCGGCGCCCTACGCGGTCGGCGTCAAGCGCGGCAACGGCCAGGTCGCCACCACCGGCCACCTGAAGTCGGGCGGCTACTCGGCCGTCATGAACTCGCTGAAGAGCAAGTCGGGCTGGTCGGGCCTGGTGCAGACCCGCTCGGACGGCACCGTGCTGCGTGCCCTCTCCCCGCTGTACGGCGTGGAGACCGGGGCGCTGCCCTCCAGCGTGATGGACGACTACGTCAACCGGGTCTGGTCCAAGTACTCCTCGCAGACCCTGACCGTGACCCCGTTCACCGACCAGCCGAACACCAAGTACTTCGGCCGGGTGTCGGGCAACGTCATGAACTTCACCAACTCCTCCGGCGCGGTGGTGACCAGCTTCCAGAAGCCGGACGCCGCCAGCATCTTCGGCTGCCACAAGCTGCTGGACGCGCCCAACGACCAGGTGCGCGGCCCCATCTCCCGCACCCTGTGCGCCGGTTACAACCGCTCCACGCTGCTGAGCAACCCCAGCCAGCCGGTCAGCTCCGACGCCGGTTTCTACCAGGACGGGGTCACCAACCAGTACGCCAAGGCCATCCACGCGCAGATGGCCGACGGCAGGGCGTACGCCTTCGCCTTCGACGACGTCGGCAACCACGAATCGCTGGTCAACGACGGCAACCCGCAGCAGGCGTATCTCACGCTGGACCCGCTGAGCTGA